In a single window of the Raphanus sativus cultivar WK10039 chromosome 9, ASM80110v3, whole genome shotgun sequence genome:
- the LOC108828706 gene encoding lipid phosphate phosphatase epsilon 2, chloroplastic-like isoform X1, with translation MALATARATSSLVLFHKPTSNFYFQHSSAPIAYIDSSARFRRCSSIFPLNRRSLCYSSAPKTHALRDVGKEEGSQALEQDAFINNPSNDLVSRINTFANRLSKWVVVGALFGSILFLRHDGASLWAVIGSLSNCLLSVTLKRILNQERPVATLRSDPGMPSSHAQSISFISLFTLFSVMEWLGTNPLSLFLCGLILAFASYFVRLSLKIYTTNTKNHSHSR, from the exons ATGGCATTGGCAACGGCAAGGGCAACGTCATCTCTTGTTCTCTTCCACAAACCTACCAGCAATTTCTATTTTCAACATTCCTCTGCTCCCATCGCTTACATCGATAGTTCAGCTCGATTTCGAAGATGTAGCTCGATCTTTCCTTTGAATCGGAGGAGTCTTTGCTATTCCTCTGCTCCTAAAACACATGCTTTGAGAGATGTCGGCAAAGAAGAAGGGTCTCAGGCGCTCGAGCAAGATGCTTTTATTAATAATCCGTCGAATGATTTGGTCTCAAGGATCAACACCTTCGCTAATCGTCTG AGCAAATGGGTTGTAGTAGGTGCTCTGTTTGGATCCATTCTGTTTCTACGACATGATGGTGCATCCTTGTGGGCTGTTATTGGCTCACTTTCCAACTGCTTGCTTTCGGTTACTCTCAAACGCATACTTAACCAAGAGAGACCGGTTGCAACATTGCGTTCTGATCCTGGGATGCCATCCTCTCATGCTCAATCCATTtctttcatctctctctttacCCTCTTCTCTG tTATGGAGTGGCTTGGAACCAATccactctctctcttcctttgtGGCCTCATCCTCGCATTTGCTTCTTACTTTGTACGTCTCTCTCTTAAAATCTATACCACCAACACGAAAAATCATTCACACTCACGTTAA
- the LOC108826736 gene encoding uncharacterized protein LOC108826736, translated as MDSINFDNVKAEKAKALRRYNRFRRIGRLFRAAEVCVAILFILWTFTRLPFAVQISRAFLSRIAGVISTPLFVFILGNCIVVALLTKSSVEENRGSSSSNAETEIYEALVRSKPSDEIVYDDKEVIVITENSSNNIPQASLETSDYVTDEPKEYGRSKSDVCIKQTSSAADDHMVVIPKPSSLRRSETEKCIKTRHDIINNNNKSWEDIYAEDNLSNEEFQKTIEAFIAKQLMFRRQESLAVVLHHNNKP; from the coding sequence atgGATTCGATCAATTTCGATAACGTGAAAGCAGAGAAAGCCAAGGCGTTGCGGCGATACAACCGCTTCCGCAGAATCGGACGTTTGTTCCGTGCGGCTGAGGTCTGCGTCGCCATCCTCTTCATATTATGGACCTTTACGCGCCTTCCATTCGCCGTCCAAATCTCCAGAGCGTTTCTCAGCCGTATCGCCGGAGTTATATCCACTCCACTCTTCGTCTTCATCCTCGGGAACTGCATCGTCGTTGCTCTCCTCACCAAGTCCTCTGTTGAGGAAAACAGAGGATCTTCCTCCTCTAACGCAGAAACAGAAATCTACGAGGCCTTGGTGAGATCCAAGCCGTCGGATGAGATCGTTTACGATGACAAAGAGGTGATCGTCATCACTGAAAATTCATCAAATAATATTCCTCAGGCTAGCTTGGAAACGAGTGATTACGTTACCGATGAGCCTAAGGAGTATGGAAGAAGTAAGTCGGATGTGTGTATAAAGCAGACTAGTAGTGCTGCTGATGATCATATGGTGGTTATCCCTAAGCCCTCTTCTCTCCGTAGATCGGAGACGGAAAAGTGCATTAAGACCCGCCatgatattattaataataataataagtcgTGGGAGGATATTTATGCAGAGGATAACCTTAGCAACGAAGAGTTCCAGAAAACGATTGAAGCCTTCATTGCCAAACAGTTGATGTTTCGTCGCCAAGAATCTTTAGCCGTCGTCCTCCACCACAACAATAAACCctaa
- the LOC108824385 gene encoding GTPase ERA-like, chloroplastic, whose protein sequence is MAAAPNLSRYKFFSTCVVVENPKFSPYHHRIDSRRRRLTKPHLQAQNNGTVISYGPRTELASSKKLWIRQRSFSEMEVEEEGEIEEEEEEGSLLSLSMKPDRNMALLDDYEMEEELGHTPPHTTTTHRSGYVAVVGMPNVGKSTLSNQMIGQKISIVTDKPQTTRHRILGICSTPHYQMILYDTPGVIEKKMHRLDTMMMKNVRDAAINADCVVVLVDACKTPAYIDEVLKEGLGDLHKRPPILLVMNKKDLIKPGEIAKKLEWYEKFTDVDEVIPVSAKYGHGVEDVKEWILSKLPFGPPYYPKDIVSEHPERFFVAEIVREKIFMQYRNEVPYSCQVNVLSYKTRPAAKDFIQVEVVVDKNSQKIILIGKEGKALKTLATAARLDIEDFLQKKVFLEVEVKVKENWRQDEGLLKYYGYGGHIRAM, encoded by the exons ATGGCGGCCGCTCCTAATCTTTCCCGCTACAAATTCTTCTCTACTTGCGTCGTCGTTGAGAACCCTAAATTCTCTCCATATCATCATCGTATCGATAGTCGTCGGCGGAGATTGACCAAGCCGCATCTTCAAGCGCAGAACAATGGTACCGTGATCAGCTACGGTCCTCGGACGGAACTCGCCTCCTCGAAGAAGCTATGGATAAGGCAACGAAGCTTCAGTGAAATGGAGGTTGAGGAGGAAGGAGAgatagaggaggaggaggaggaggggagTCTGCTATCGTTGAGCATGAAACCCGATAGAAACATGGCGTTGCTGGACGATTACGAGATGGAGGAGGAGCTTGGCCACACTCCTCCTCATACTACTACTACTCATCGCAGCG GATACGTGGCGGTGGTAGGGATGCCGAACGTGGGGAAAAGCACGCTTTCGAATCAAATGATTGGTCAGAAAATCTCCATTGTTACTGATAAACCTCAAACCACGAGGCATCGTATTCTCGGTATCTGCTCTACCCCTCATTATCAG ATGATACTTTATGATACGCCTGGTGTGATCGAGAAGAAGATGCACAGGCTAGATACTATGATGATGAAGAATGTCCGTGATGCTGCCATCAATGCTGATTGCGTTGTCGTTCTTGTTGATGCTTGTAAAACCCCTGCTTAT ATAGACGAAGTCTTGAAAGAAGGCTTGGGAGACCTCCATAAGAGGCCACCCATTCTCCTTGTTATGAACAAGAAAGATCTCATCAAACCTGGTGAGATTGCCAAGAAACTCGAG TGGTATGAAAAATTCACAGATGTTGATGAAGTTATACCTGTTAGTGCAAAGTACGGACATGGAGTAGAGGATGTCAAAGAGTGGATCTTATCCAAACTTCCCTTTGGTCCACCTTATTATCCCAAG GATATTGTGAGTGAGCACCCAGAGAGATTCTTTGTTGCTGAGATCGTTAGAGAGAAGATATTTATGCAGTACCGAAATGAAGTTCCTTATTCATGCCAG GTGAACGTGTTGAGCTACAAAACTAGACCAGCTGCAAAAGATTTTATACAAGTGGAAGTAGTAGTGGATAAAAATTCACAGAAGATCATCCTTATAGGAAAA GAAGGGAAGGCTTTGAAGACGCTAGCAACGGCTGCTCGACTTGACATTGAAGATTTCCTTCAGAAAAAAGTCTTCCTTGAG GTGGAAGTAAAAGTGAAAGAGAATTGGAGACAAGATGAGGGACTTCTCAAGTACTATGGATATGGAGGACATATCAGAGCTATGTAA
- the LOC108827444 gene encoding uncharacterized protein LOC108827444 isoform X1, protein MPTTAFDGTLKEEKCVSQQTKAKTFTSLYATPKEIPLAYSPYSSPPSPYIVNHKARRPALLLKSSSELDVDVEATTTTFSLRKSTSLSIPIREADDTNGLHERPVWDSTPPQPQGTFWDDKYASHISNGEIGGSANADNCLAWESFVLEPVRIKANKDNEPDYIYNRGQSVSNSDVEDDAGAENSLEISSSDGGEFYDARDELSSTDSGTPSSVNKIEAELRLSLVMESEKRRKAEETLEQMQVQWRRLREQLAHVGLFVPLDPTRTEYIMNIADELRCQLEVTRFVSDSLDIDLAKAEVEMEMASELEAKKFEIKQLSNRLHYYETVNREMSQRNQESIAEGGRREGKKKRKRRQRWIWGSIAATMTLGGAVLAWPYSLTNVGQPQPSPSNGAP, encoded by the exons ATGCCTACTACCGCTTTTGATGGAACACTCAAGGAGGAGAAGTGTGTAAGTCAGCAAACGAAAGCAAAGACGTTCACTTCTCTCTATGCCACTCCTAAAGAGATCCCACTTGCTTATTCCCCGTATTCCTCCCCTCCATCTCCCTATATCGTCAACCACAAAGCACGAAGACCAGCTCTTCTTTTGAAGAGCTCCTCTGAGCTGGATGTCGATGTGGAGGCTACTACTACTACCTTCTCTTTGAGGAAGTCTACATCCTTATCAATTCCTATCAGAGAGGCGGATGACACCAATGGCCTTCATGAACGTCCTGTTTGGGATTCTACTCCCCCTCAGCCTCAGGGGACATTTTGGGACGACAAGTATGCAAGTCATATCAGTAATGGTGAGATCGGAGGAAGCGCTAATGCTGACAATTGCTTAGCATGGGAAAGTTTCGTGTTGGAGCCAGTCAGAATAAAAGCTAACAAGGATAATGAACCTGACTATATCTATAACAGAGGCCAATCAGTAAGCAATTCAGATGTAGAAGATGATGCAGGAGCTGAAAATTCACTCGAAATCTCTTCATCTGATGGTGGGGAGTTTTATGATGCTCGTGATG AACTATCATCAACCGACAGCGGAACGCCGAGTTCAGTTAACAAGATTGAAGCTGAGCTGAGGTTGAGTTTGGTGATGGAAAGCGAGAAGAGAAGGAAAGCAGAGGAGACTTTGGAGCAAATGCAAGTTCAATGGCGGAGGCTCCGAGAGCAGTTGGCCCATGTGGGTCTGTTCGTTCCCCTTGATCCTACCAGAACCGAATACATCATGAACATAGCAGATGAACTACGTTGTCAACTCGAGGTCACCAGGTTTGTCTCTGACTCGCTTGACATTGACTTGGCCAAGGCAGAGGTAGAGATGGAGATGGCTTCTGAGCTTGAAGCTAAGAAATTTGAAATCAAACAGTTATCTAACCGCCTTCACTATTACGAGACTGTAAACCGGGAAATGTCCCAGCGCAACCAAGAGTCCATAG CAGAGGGTGGAAGGCGAgaggggaagaagaagagaaagaggaggcAGAGATGGATTTGGGGATCAATTGCAGCAACAATGACGCTTGGTGGTGCAGTCTTGGCTTGGCCATACTCATTGACAAATGTAGGTCAACCTCAGCCATCACCAAGCAATGGGGCTCCCTAG
- the LOC108828705 gene encoding mannan endo-1,4-beta-mannosidase 7, giving the protein MKSFCLIIFLSILIQQSCLKLGVDASSRDGFVRTKGVQFTLNGYPYYANGFNAYWLMYVASDPLQRPKISAAFEEASRHGLTVARTWAFSDGGYRPLQYSPGSYNEDMFQGLDFAIAEARKQGIKIILSFANNYVSFGGKKQYVDWARSQGRPVSSEDDFFTDSLVKDFYKNHIKAVLNRFNTFTKVHYRDDPTIMAWELMNEPRCPSDPSGRTIQAWITEMAAHVKSLDRNHLLEAGLEGFYGQSSPLSKTLNPPGQFGTDFIANNRIPGIDFVTAHSYPDEWFVDASEQSQMEFLNRWVDAHIQDAQNVLHKPIIIAEFGKSMKKAGYSPAQRDLVFNTVYTKIYESAKRGGAAAGGLFWQLLGNGMDNFQDGYGIILSQSSSTVNVIAQQSRKLTLIRKIFARMINVEKWKRARGYGPIRKGGHNIPN; this is encoded by the exons ATGAAGTCTTTCTGTCTAATTATATTCCTATCGATCCTAATCCAACAAAGCTGCTTGAAGCTAGGAGTTGATGCGTCTTCGAGGGATGGGTTCGTGAGAACGAAAGGTGTTCAGTTTACCCTCAATGGCTATCCTTATTACGCTAATGGCTTCAATGCCTATTGGCTCATGTACGTTGCCTCCGATCCACTCCAAAGACCTAAGATCTCCGCCGCCTTCGAAGAAGCGTCTCGCCATGGACTAACCGTAGCTCGAACGTGGGCTTTCAGTGACGGCGGTTACAGGCCTCTCCAATATTCCCCTGGCTCTTATAATGAGGATATGTTTCAG GGTTTGGATTTTGCGATAGCTGAAGCAAGAAAGCAGGGGATAAAGATCATACTCAGCTTTGCCAATAACTATGTGAGCTTTGGAGGGAAGAAGCAATATGTAGACTGGGCTAGAAGCCAAGGCCGTCCTGTATCTTCTGAAGACGATTTCTTCACAGACTCTCTAGTTAAAGATTTCTACAAGAACCATATCAAG GCTGTGCTGAACAGATTCAATACTTTTACCAAAGTTCATTACAGAGATGACCCGACCATTATGGCTTGGGAGCTCATGAACGAGCCTCGTTGTCCCTCAGATCCAAGCGGACGAACCATTCAG GCTTGGATTACTGAAATGGCTGCTCATGTGAAATCACTAGACAGAAACCATCTGCTTGAAGCTGGCCTGGAAGGTTTCTACGGTCAGTCGTCACCACTAAGCAAGACTCTGAACCCACCAGGCCAGTTTGGAACAGACTTTATCGCCAATAACCGCATACCTGGCATTGATTTCGTCACGGCTCACTCTTACCCCGACGAATG GTTTGTAGACGCAAGCGAGCAATCCCAAATGGAGTTCTTAAACAGATGGGTGGACGCACACATCCAAGACGCTCAGAACGTTCTTCACAAACCCATAATCATAGCAGAGTTTGGTAAATCAATGAAGAAAGCAGGCTATTCTCCCGCGCAGAGAGACCTTGTGTTCAACACCGTGTATACCAAGATCTACGAGTCTGCGAAACGAGGAGGCGCAGCGGCGGGAGGACTGTTCTGGCAACTTCTGGGAAACGGAATGGATAATTTTCAAGATGGGTATGGGATCATACTCAGCCAAAGCTCCTCAACTGTAAACGTCATTGCTCAGCAGTCGCGGAAGCTGACTTTGATTCGCAAAATCTTCGCTAGAATGATCAATGTGGAGAAATGGAAGAGAGCCAGAGGCTATGGACCAATTAGGAAAGGAGGTCACAATATTCCAAACTAA
- the LOC108827444 gene encoding uncharacterized protein LOC108827444 isoform X2 yields MPTTAFDGTLKEEKCVSQQTKAKTFTSLYATPKEIPLAYSPYSSPPSPYIVNHKARRPALLLKSSSELDVDVEATTTTFSLRKSTSLSIPIREADDTNGLHERPVWDSTPPQPQGTFWDDKYASHISNGEIGGSANADNCLAWESFVLEPVRIKANKDNEPDYIYNRGQSVSNSDVEDDAGAENSLEISSSDGGEFYDARDELSSTDSGTPSSVNKIEAELRLSLVMESEKRRKAEETLEQMQVQWRRLREQLAHVGLFVPLDPTRTEYIMNIADELRCQLEVTRFVSDSLDIDLAKAEVEMEMASELEAKKFEIKQLSNRLHYYETVNREMSQRNQESIEGGRREGKKKRKRRQRWIWGSIAATMTLGGAVLAWPYSLTNVGQPQPSPSNGAP; encoded by the exons ATGCCTACTACCGCTTTTGATGGAACACTCAAGGAGGAGAAGTGTGTAAGTCAGCAAACGAAAGCAAAGACGTTCACTTCTCTCTATGCCACTCCTAAAGAGATCCCACTTGCTTATTCCCCGTATTCCTCCCCTCCATCTCCCTATATCGTCAACCACAAAGCACGAAGACCAGCTCTTCTTTTGAAGAGCTCCTCTGAGCTGGATGTCGATGTGGAGGCTACTACTACTACCTTCTCTTTGAGGAAGTCTACATCCTTATCAATTCCTATCAGAGAGGCGGATGACACCAATGGCCTTCATGAACGTCCTGTTTGGGATTCTACTCCCCCTCAGCCTCAGGGGACATTTTGGGACGACAAGTATGCAAGTCATATCAGTAATGGTGAGATCGGAGGAAGCGCTAATGCTGACAATTGCTTAGCATGGGAAAGTTTCGTGTTGGAGCCAGTCAGAATAAAAGCTAACAAGGATAATGAACCTGACTATATCTATAACAGAGGCCAATCAGTAAGCAATTCAGATGTAGAAGATGATGCAGGAGCTGAAAATTCACTCGAAATCTCTTCATCTGATGGTGGGGAGTTTTATGATGCTCGTGATG AACTATCATCAACCGACAGCGGAACGCCGAGTTCAGTTAACAAGATTGAAGCTGAGCTGAGGTTGAGTTTGGTGATGGAAAGCGAGAAGAGAAGGAAAGCAGAGGAGACTTTGGAGCAAATGCAAGTTCAATGGCGGAGGCTCCGAGAGCAGTTGGCCCATGTGGGTCTGTTCGTTCCCCTTGATCCTACCAGAACCGAATACATCATGAACATAGCAGATGAACTACGTTGTCAACTCGAGGTCACCAGGTTTGTCTCTGACTCGCTTGACATTGACTTGGCCAAGGCAGAGGTAGAGATGGAGATGGCTTCTGAGCTTGAAGCTAAGAAATTTGAAATCAAACAGTTATCTAACCGCCTTCACTATTACGAGACTGTAAACCGGGAAATGTCCCAGCGCAACCAAGAGTCCATAG AGGGTGGAAGGCGAgaggggaagaagaagagaaagaggaggcAGAGATGGATTTGGGGATCAATTGCAGCAACAATGACGCTTGGTGGTGCAGTCTTGGCTTGGCCATACTCATTGACAAATGTAGGTCAACCTCAGCCATCACCAAGCAATGGGGCTCCCTAG
- the LOC108828706 gene encoding lipid phosphate phosphatase epsilon 2, chloroplastic-like isoform X2, giving the protein MALATARATSSLVLFHKPTSNFYFQHSSAPIAYIDSSARFRRCSSIFPLNRRSLCYSSAPKTHALRDVGKEEGSQALEQDAFINNPSNDLVSRINTFANRLSKWVVVGALFGSILFLRHDGASLWAVIGSLSNCLLSVTLKRILNQERPVATLRSDPGMPSSHAQSISFISLFTLFSVMEWLGTNPLSLFLCGLILAFASYFTWLRVSQKLHTIS; this is encoded by the exons ATGGCATTGGCAACGGCAAGGGCAACGTCATCTCTTGTTCTCTTCCACAAACCTACCAGCAATTTCTATTTTCAACATTCCTCTGCTCCCATCGCTTACATCGATAGTTCAGCTCGATTTCGAAGATGTAGCTCGATCTTTCCTTTGAATCGGAGGAGTCTTTGCTATTCCTCTGCTCCTAAAACACATGCTTTGAGAGATGTCGGCAAAGAAGAAGGGTCTCAGGCGCTCGAGCAAGATGCTTTTATTAATAATCCGTCGAATGATTTGGTCTCAAGGATCAACACCTTCGCTAATCGTCTG AGCAAATGGGTTGTAGTAGGTGCTCTGTTTGGATCCATTCTGTTTCTACGACATGATGGTGCATCCTTGTGGGCTGTTATTGGCTCACTTTCCAACTGCTTGCTTTCGGTTACTCTCAAACGCATACTTAACCAAGAGAGACCGGTTGCAACATTGCGTTCTGATCCTGGGATGCCATCCTCTCATGCTCAATCCATTtctttcatctctctctttacCCTCTTCTCTG tTATGGAGTGGCTTGGAACCAATccactctctctcttcctttgtGGCCTCATCCTCGCATTTGCTTCTTACTTT ACATGGTTAAGGGTGTCTCAgaagcttcacacgatcagtTAA
- the LOC130500258 gene encoding uncharacterized protein LOC130500258, with the protein MSEELPKRLFKEGEEPQVSQINNNSRIDYIIKKFTAWMPKELDVVKKDPVFAQIFKLHENGLGYSARVVHSFLCRELVTYKLHELWFVFARRPLRFSLQEYHAVTGFECNTSISLSEFEEWKFDGGFWSRVLRRKDETVTLFDLWNKDKDSVKKWKNADRIRLIYLAFILCVVLARDEKQNIPLKYIKVVMDLEKVRKYPWGVASYDLLCESIAKNRYKLKEKTSSYVLDGFSYALQIWAMEAVPKIGKLCGKKLDKAFADGPRCINWMGAGKVSYQEINRLEEIFTAEDDMYPFISSTGNMDIIQSVDFRRDDVEDERIKGLMELISAKNDFTQHVWDFEEAVEESLDQPGEEGVNDEAAETDESDETFQTPRGSTSLGDTSKQGKKRLPDRGMEKRKHKVLNGGSKQPSFNEDMKTFMAQLFEQSISAMEQRMEKKMDEKLEQLEHRLKAPTKEPRVEVEDGETPSPSKTTTTQQPSLRRSTRGVKNN; encoded by the exons ATGTCGGAGGAGTTACCAAAGAGGCTTTTTAAGGAGGGCGAAGAGCCTCAGGTGTCTCAGATCAATAACAACAGCAGGATCGACTACATAATTAAGAAGTTCACAGCGTGGATGCCAAAGGAGCTGGATGTTGTGAAGAAAGATCCGGTGTTTGCTCAGATTTTTAAGCTTCATGAAAACGGTCTCGGGTACTCGGCGAGAGTGGTACACAGCTTCTTGTGCAGGGAGCTGGTGACTTACAAGCTTCACGAGCTTTGGTTTGTCTTTGCGAGGAGACCACTTCGATTCTCACTTCAAGAGTACCACGCAGTAACCGGGTTTGAGTGCAACACGAGTATCTCCCTTTCGGAGTTTGAAGAGTGGAAATTTGATGGTGGTTTCTGGAGCAGGGTTTTGAGGAGGAAAGACGAGACAGTTACACTCTTCGATCTGTGGAATAAGGACAAGGACTCTGTCAAGAAGTGGAAGAATGCAGATCGCATACGGCTGATCTACCTTGCCTTCATTCTTTGTGTCGTTTTAGCGAGAGATGAGAAGCAGAATATCCCTCTCAAATACATCAAGGTGGTCATGGATCTTGAGAAGGTTCGAAAGTATCCTTGGGGAGTTGCTTCTTATGATCTTCTCTGCGAGTCAATAGCCAAGAACCGCTACAAACTGAAGGAGAAGACAAGTAGTTATGTTTTAGATGGATTCTCCTACGCCTTGcagatttgggcaatggaagcTGTACCAAAGATTGGAAAGCTTTGTGGTAAGAAACTGGACAAAGCTTTTGCGGATGGTCCTAGATGCATCAACTGGATGGGAGCTGGAAAGGTGTCATATCAAGAGATCAATCGGTTGGAGGAGATTTTTACAGCTGAG gatGACATGTATCCATTCATCTCATCGACAGGGAATATGGATATTATCCAGAGTGTTGATTTCCGCAGAGATGATGTGGAGGATGAAAGAATCAAGGGTCTGATGGAGCTGATTTCCGCAAAGAATGACTTCACTCAGCATGTTTGGGATTTCGAAGAAGCTGTAGAGGAATCTCTAGATCAGCCTGGTGAAGAGGGAGTGAATGATGAAGCAGCTGAGACAGATGAGAGTGATGAAACTTTTCAGACTCCAAGAGGATCAACGAGCCTAGGCGATACATCAAAGCAGGGTAAGAAAAGGCTTCCAGATCGTGGTATGGAAAAAAGGAAGCATAAGGTTCTCAATGGTGGATCGAAGCAACCATCTTTTAATGAAGACATGAAGACTTTTATGGCGCAGTTGTTTGAGCAGAGTATCTCTGCAATGGAGCAaaggatggagaagaagatggatgAGAAATTAGAGCAATTGGAACATCGGCTAAAAGCTCCAACTAAGGAACCCCGCGTTGAAGTTGAGGATGGAGAGACGCCTTCTCCGAGCAAGACAACGACGACCCAGCAGCCATCGTTGAGGAGGTCCACACGCGGGGTAAAGAACAACTAG
- the LOC108828704 gene encoding putative pentatricopeptide repeat-containing protein At3g47840: MTVMRNGGRFRQFCTASVSLLEKHVDKFVHQTRISNQVVSFDANYQLRNLIDSGNLRDARKVFDKMPHRDVFSWTAIIQGYIAATNYDEALILFSAMHVDHPRVSADTYVVSVALKACGQSSNLSFGESLHAFSLKTSLLSSVFVGSALLDLYKRTGMIDKSCRVFSEMPFRNTVTWTTIITGLVHAGRHKEGLMYFSEMSRFRELPDTFTFAIALKACACLRQLKYGQGIHTHVIVKGFGAVLCVANSLFTMYTECGEMEDGLRLFQSMSERDVVSWTSLITAYSRIGQEENAVNTFLKMRNSQVPPNEQTFASMFAACASLSRLVWGEQLHGNVFSLGLGDSLSVSNSMMKMYSTCGKLDSASVLFRGMSCRDIISWSTIIGGYSQAGFVEEGFEYFSWMRQSGTEPTDFALASLLSVSGNMAVLEQGRQVHALSLYLGLEQNPTIRSALITMYSKCGSITEASKVYEETNRADIVALTAMTNGYAEHGKSKEAIDLFEKSLMIGFRPDTVTFISVLNACAHSGQLELGFHYFNLMQEKYNISPAKEHYGCMVDLLCRAGRLSEAEKMIDEMPCKKDDVVWTTLLRACTAKRDIERGRRAAERILEVDPTSSTALVTLANIYSSTGKWKEAAIVRKSMKSKGVTKEPGWSSILIKDQVSAFASGGQSHPQSEDIYSILDIVAFGAVKRGFGSIQICDS; the protein is encoded by the coding sequence ATGACTGTTATGAGAAATGGCGGCAGATTCCGACAGTTTTGTACAGCTTCGGTTTCTTTGCTTGAGAAGCATGTCGACAAGTTTGTGCACCAAACCCGCATCTCAAATCAGGTGGTTTCTTTCGATGCGAATTATCAACTCCGTAATCTCATCGATTCAGGGAACCTGCGAGATGCTCGCAAAGTGTTCGATAAAATGCCACACAGAGATGTCTTTTCATGGACAGCCATCATTCAGGGATACATAGCTGCAACAAACTACGACGAAGCACTGATTCTCTTCTCTGCAATGCATGTCGATCATCCTCGTGTCTCAGCCGATACCTACGTGGTAAGTGTTGCACTCAAGGCTTGTGGCCAAAGTTCCAACCTTTCGTTTGGAGAGTCTTTACATGCTTTTTCCCTGAAAACTTCTCTGCTTAGCTCTGTCTTCGTGGGAAGTGCTTTATTGGATTTATACAAAAGAACTGGAATGATCGACAAGAGCTGCAGAGTTTTCAGCGAAATGCCTTTTAGAAATACAGTAACGTGGACGACAATCATAACGGGTCTCGTTCACGCTGGTCGTCACAAGGAAGGGCTTATGTACTTTTCAGAGATGTCTAGGTTCAGAGAACTACCTGATACTTTTACATTTGCCATTGCCTTGAAGGCTTGTGCCTGTTTGCGTCAGCTCAAATACGGACAGGGGATTCATACTCATGTGATAGTCAAAGGCTTCGGTGCTGTTCTCTGCGTGGCTAACTCGCTCTTCACTATGTACACTGAGTGTGGGGAAATGGAAGACGGGCTGCGTTTGTTTCAAAGTATGAGTGAGAGGGATGTTGTTTCCTGGACAAGCCTTATCACGGCGTATAGCCGTATAGGTCAAGAGGAAAACGCGGTCAACACATTCTTAAAGATGAGAAACTCTCAAGTGCCTCCCAATGAACAAACGTTTGCGTCCATGTTTGCTGCTTGCGCGAGTCTTTCCAGACTTGTTTGGGGTGAGCAGCTCCACGGTAATGTTTTCTCTCTAGGGCTAGGAGATTCTTTGTCAGTGAGTAACTCTATGATGAAGATGTATTCAACATGTGGGAAGTTAGACTCTGCTTCTGTTCTGTTTCGAGGAATGAGTTGCAGAGATATTATTTCGTGGAGCACGATTATAGGAGGGTACTCTCAAGCCGGTTTTGTAGAAGAAGGTTTTGAGTATTTCTCATGGATGAGACAATCAGGGACAGAACCTACTGATTTTGCTCTTGCTAGTCTGCTGAGTGTTTCAGGAAACATGGCAGTTCTTGAGCAAGGCAGGCAAGTTCATGCGCTTTCACTTTATCTCGGTTTAGAACAGAACCCCACGATTCGTAGTGCGCTGATAACTATGTACTCGAAGTGTGGAAGCATCACAGAAGCTTCAAAGGTATATGAAGAAACCAATAGAGCTGATATTGTTGCTTTGACAGCTATGACCAATGGATATGCAGAGCATGGAAAGAGCAAAGAGGCTATTGATCTGTTTGAGAAGAGTCTAATGATTGGTTTCAGACCCGACACTGTAACTTTCATCAGCGTTCTTAATGCCTGCGCTCATTCGGGACAGCTTGAGCTCGGTTTTCACTACTTCAACTTGATGCAAGAGAAGTATAACATAAGTCCAGCCAAGGAACACTATGGTTGCATGGTTGATCTGTTGTGCCGAGCAGGACGGTTAAGTGAAGCAGAGAAGATGATCGATGAGATGCCATGTAAGAAGGATGACGTAGTCTGGACCACGCTTCTAAGAGCGTGTACGGCCAAAAGAGACATTGAACGTGGAAGAAGAGCGGCAGAGAGGATTTTAGAGGTGGATCCTACTTCTTCTACCGCACTCGTAACACTAGCCAATATATATTCAAGCACAGGGAAGTGGAAAGAGGCTGCAATTGTGAGGAAGAGTATGAAAtcaaaaggagtgaccaaagagCCAGGATGGTCATCAATTTTGATCAAGGATCAGGTTTCAGCTTTCGCATCTGGTGGTCAGTCACATCCACAAAGTGAAGATATATACAGTATCTTGGATATAGTAGCATTTGGTGCAGTAAAGAGAGGGTTTGGGTCAATTCAAATTTGTGATTCTTAA